aaactcaatctagaaatgataatgatgatgatgaagatgatgtaGAAATGTTTtgccaggaattactcaagatctttctagagcaattccttttgaacacgaaactggttTATTAGGATGGATTGTCAAGAGAGAAAATACTTCTCAATATTTGAGTCATAACGAATAGtttaaaataatataataatatttaagcatgagattactgaactcaattctagattgagtttaaataagggcgaaagtaacatgagagagttctcttcatcgactctctcttctgcaaattaaagtgacaagatgcaaatcgacactgattcttcattagggcctaactgacattttcgagttctcttcatcgatcctctctttgtgttattatggAAAGTgcattaagttttccaaagattttttggttgaaatgtgaagacgacgactacatctgtctgtaaaaacaaaaagaataataattttgtttgttttgatcaagttattagcgaaagagagagtcgacgaagagaaatcgatcaagtcagttaggcccttatgaaaaatcattgtcgaaattcaatcgaacttttttacactaagacgctagattgcatcgcaacctagcgatttatgaccaaaaaattCAACCATACttacatcttgtcactttaatctgaagaagagagagtcgatgaagagaactctctcatgttactttcgcccttatttaaactcaatctagaattatttATATTTGTATTTATGCATGAGATTACTGAACTCAACGCGTGtgctctttttacccttcttacacccataagaagggtataaataccgcttggaaaaccgactttcgatccgaggcccgcagggccgagtcacatataccaatcaactcagctcgacgaattgagcaaatgtctgtatgtgcgtgtgtgtgtgtgtgtgtgtgtgtgtgtgtgtgtgtgtgtgtgtgtgtgtgtgtgtgtgtgtgtgtgtgtgtgtgtgtgtgtgtgtgtgtgtgtgtgtgtgtgtgtgtgtgtgtgtgtgtgtgtgtgtgtgtgtgtgtgtgtgtgtgtgtgtgtgtgtgtgtgtgtgtgtgtgtgtgtgtgtgtgtgtgtgtgtgtttgtgtttttttttttcgccactaagcgacatacatgctatttttgaaatttgttattctattcgttcttagcctttcggctcctGTTAGCTTGTTATTGTATAACGTACCGCCATTGAGCGgcaaactctatgttagtaccacaaatttgttattctaaagccacgcTGAGTTAATCGGCTCCTACTGATGTGTCCCGAAGAACGAtgccctcccggtgccgcccgaatgccaatcagcactcgaggcttccgcgcacgactcggatagtccccgacggtggatatatcctacccgacgaagagtttcccgacactgaaacttctcccgcaaccgacttcccgggcagatgccaaggtcagtcctgcgattccggttggagacggcttccggttcacaggcgccctgacgaccatgctccgaTGCTTCTTCCCaatcgctctactctgacagtccccggcggtggatctgtattactccgacagagaagtccccgacgaaagacgttctcccgttaccgcccgtgtgccattgagcacaatgacttcacgcgcactactcggatactccccggcagtggatctatcctactccgacagagagttccccgacgtaggaagttctcccgaataccgaccgagagccagtaagctccacaccttaatcgctcacgacaccggtagtccccgacggcggatctaccacacgcggacggaactactacgcttgccccggattgtctcttcgatcattcatttgctgctctcgccatttccgctggagaaacgacattatctttaccaccgcagaattcaccgcgttccagcaggcttcgtcgcggcacattctagtcacaatgttgtcggcccttataccagcaccgcagattgctgtcatctcgctgcgctccacagtgaaacgtggacactcgaaaacaacgtgttccggcgattcctcgacatctccgcactcagggcagaagggcgaccctgcgtgtccgaaccggtgcaggtatttcttgaagcagccatgacctgacaagaactgcgtcaaatggaaattcacttccccatgatctctgtttacccattctaccaaatttggaataagccggtgggtccaccttcccttcgctgtggtattccactcgtgttgccacttcgccatcgtgacgactcgcgctgccttccgagctcctctagcgcccctggcctcgtagcactcttagtcctcttccagaacgaagacgatagggaccattccggcgatcacgcacaccgcatccgatgatatcgtgcgataggcgctcgccactctcatggccgtcagtctgtgcgtgctgcagagctgaacgcgattcctcctagtttttgttgcggtcgcccaagccggaccagcgtaccttaggatcgatgtggacacgctagctagtaaccgcctcttgctactgctgattgccgagttgttcggcatgatcctcgacaatgctgtgatcgcctttgcagcttttccgcaggcataatcgacgtggctattgaaatttaaccggtcgtcgatcataacgccgagatgcttcaattcccgcttggagtctatggcatgttccccgactatgattgcagccttctgcaccaccttgcagttgctgatcagcaccagctccgttttctggtgggctatggatagtttcttcctctgcatccagctctcaacagcatctaccgcctccgtagcaagtatctccactgcttctagggactcgccaactaccaccaacgtgatatcgtccgcgaatccgacgattttgacgcctgtcggtagctgcagtgtcagcaccccgttgtacattgcgttccacaacgtcggacctaggatagacccctgtgggacgcctgcacttatcgtgacgttcttttgccctgcactagtatggtagcacagagtccggttttcgaagtagctactgagaatcctgcagaggtagtccggaaccttcatctcgtgcagcgctgtagcgatggcttcccagcttgcgctgttaaatgcattcttcacatcgatcgtgacgacggcacagaagcggttaccccgtcgttttttcgtcCTTGCTTTGACGGCAGTAGCAACACCGCCTGGATAGCATCTATCGTTGACTtccctcttcggaatccgaattgcatccccgacagaccatgctctccttccgtgaaagttgtcagcctattgaggatgactctttctagcagcttgccgagcgtatccagcaagcatatcggccggaatgaacctggttcaccggggggcttgcctggtttcggtagcagtaccagtttttgccttttccactgagacgggaaacaaccctcatctaggcagatctgcagagatgtccggaacatatctgggttggcctcgacagctgttctcaatgctatgttggggataccatccgggccgggcgctttcttcgccttcattttcttggccgctgctatcagctcgtcgttggtgatactcactctctcctcgcctgtatggccgtatggagtcggtgcccatatcgtaggctcgtgttgagggaacaacccttcgacgataacttgcagcttctctgggcatgtctcagcgggtaccgctgggcctctgattttggccatcgccactctgtatgcatctccccatgggtttgcatcagcatcccggcacaactccttaaagcttgttttcttgctccgcttgatctcctccttcagagcagcttttgcggctcgcagcactactctacgttcttctctctcgccgtcggttctagctctttgcattcgtctcctggctttgaggcaggctttccggaggtcccgaagcgcttcattccaccagtatgccggacgacgtctatggttcggctcgaactttctaggcatggttgtgtcgcacgcacgcaccagcgctgccgttagctcctccggccttagattcgaccccggatcttctcttctgagagcttcgacgaacagctccttgttgaactgcttcgtcttccacattcgatcgcgagGTTGACTGCCAGTTAGTGTACTCCCTGGTCGTGATCCAATACTATACCGGacctcctggtggtcgctgtgtgTGTATCCATCgcaaactctccagttcatgtttcgcgccagcacgggactacagaaggtgatgtcgattattgattctcgaccatcccttcggtaggtgctggtgcttcctacgttggccaagtccacgtcgagctttgctaacgcttctagcagaacacgccctcttggattggtgaggcggctgccccactcaatcgcccaggcattaaagtcaccggcgattacgaccggtctccggtcggctagcttgtcggttatctcatctagcatctggttgaaccgttctgtagtccaccgaggaggtgcgtagcagctacaaacaaaaactccgttaattttggcgatcacgaagccttcgtttgcctggtacactacttcctggatgggatacttccccatcgtccatatagcagctgtcttcgccttatctgcgatccagttaccgtctccagctggtatacgatacgtgtgtgtgtgtgtgtgtgtgtgtgtgtgtgtgtgtgtgtgtgtgtgtgtgtgtgtgtgtgtgtgtgtgtgtgtgtgtgtgtgtgtgtgtgtgtgtgtgtgtgtgtgtgtgtgtgtgtgtgtgtgtgtgtgtgtgtgtgtgtgtgtgtgtgtgtgtgtgtgtgtgtgtgtgtgtgtgtgtgtgtgtgtgtgtgtgtgtgtgtgtgtgtgtgtgtgtgtgtgtgtgtgtgtgtgtgtgtgtgtgtgtgtgtgtgtgtgtgtgtgtgtgttaaaaaaaatttcactcacggttctcagccgtctgttgaccgatttgagttctcttggaagcaaatgaaagctactacatcctagtagaacgctattgaattttattttgattggacgttcggttactaagatatctttcaaagagtgctagggagtagtacaacttaattattttagatatttttgacaaagtgtatcaccataaatttctcagccgtctatcaaccgatttgggttcttaaggccccaaacgaaagctactacatcctagtagaacgctattgaattgtattttgattggacgttcggttaccgagatatctttcaaagagtgctagggagtagtacaacttaattattttagatatttttgacaaaatgtATCAccgtaaatttctcagccgtctatcaaccgattcgggttcttaaggcccgaaacgaaagtgtaagaagggttctgttcaccataggtggattaattcaggtttttaagCATTTATTTCACACAATACGTAGCATCCGTAGTTTTGCtctgaatccaatccaaatacgcAGTGATTCTGGTACTAACTGACGGCGTAGATGCTGCACAAGCACCTCCATAGCTGACGATACCGATCGTGTACATTCGCTGAACTCCCCGCAGATACAGAGGACCACCCGAGTCGTACTGGCAGGTATCCTTACCGGGCGTGTAAGTGCACAACTTCTGATTGGTGACGTACTGGGCCTTGCCACAGTCCGCATTGGCAGTGACATCCAGCGTCACTCGTCTCAGAGTCGAACTGGTTGGTCCTCCGTAGCTGGTGGTGCCCCAACCGGCCACGTCGACCTGCAGCTTGTTGAAGTCGTAGTACCAATAGTTGAATGGAAGGCAAACTGGGCCAACGCCTCGGGTCCATTGCATGTCGACGGTGGTTTTCAACACGGCAATATCGTTATCACGGGTGTCCTGGTTATAGTTTTCATGCATCACGATACTCTCAATGTCGTAAATTTGTGAATACGGTGTATCGTTGCCAGTTTTGTAGTCTTGATCCCCGACCAGGGCTTGCAGACGCTGACTGCTTGGTATATTTTGAACACAATGAGCAGCCGTTAAAATGTATCTATAATTAACTATAGGTTTCTGTAAGTTATGGAAGACGGCTGTGTGGTTATCAAGTACTTACTAATAACCCCTGAGCAGAACACACTCGCAGTTAGTTTATCGAGTAACCCCACCATCGATGTGTACTCATTAATGCCGGATTCGGTTCCACCAACAATCTTCTGCCATCGAGACCAACCACAGTCACAGTCCTGTTTTACGACCTGGATCCGACAACTGAACGTCCCTCCATAGGTTGCGCTCGAAGAGGTGTATGCGATCATCATCTTGTTGAATATGGAGTTTCGACTTATGCTTCCTTTGCCGCAAAAATACTCACTTCCAACCAGGGATGGAAACCCTTCCGTAGAGATGTAGAATAACTCGGTTGAACATGCCGAATTCTGCACCGTATCAATGTTGACATCACAAGTTG
The window above is part of the Aedes albopictus strain Foshan unplaced genomic scaffold, AalbF5 HiC_scaffold_608, whole genome shotgun sequence genome. Proteins encoded here:
- the LOC109421162 gene encoding venom serine protease; translation: MIPLRSLVFVAFLPTLINGWFESCDQQFQLAANADVQLLSPLYPNQKYRSGSSCRYTLIAPSGYNIQTTCDVNIDTVQNSACSTELFYISTEGFPSLVGSEYFCGKGSISRNSIFNKMMIAYTSSSATYGGTFSCRIQVVKQDCDCGWSRWQKIVGGTESGINEYTSMVGLLDKLTASVFCSGVIINYRYILTAAHCVQNIPSSQRLQALVGDQDYKTGNDTPYSQIYDIESIVMHENYNQDTRDNDIAVLKTTVDMQWTRGVGPVCLPFNYWYYDFNKLQVDVAGWGTTSYGGPTSSTLRRVTLDVTANADCGKAQYVTNQKLCTYTPGKDTCQYDSGGPLYLRGVQRMYTIGIVSYGGACAASTPSVSTRITAYLDWIQSKTTDATYCVK